TAttaggatcgtaaaaccaatattcgttatttggttacagaatttttctccataaagtattgatggtcttcagtTCTCTGCTACTGGGTGGACAGTTTCTGActtgagtgttgaagaagagaatgatgtgagtactCCTCCACATAACCAAATACGATGCTTCGTAGATAAAatactaattgtttgagaatatgcccaggaggatgtcgccatggaATTATAGAGTGTTGATGCTCGTTCATTTTCGGATAATGGAGGTAAAGAAAATTCCCAGGGTTCAAAACCGAACGGAAGTAACGatactcttgatgttgacacgggcAATTCTGATTCTTTGAACGtttcagagaccacccaagtaagtatttcccttgCATTTTATCCGTAGAAGCATAAAATTGTTGATGTATGACTGAATGAACGAGAATCCATGTGCATACACGaaaaactttgccgaaatacgttaccagaaaattcagaactcagctttttagcaaaaacgccataaaatcctcgtctgaagtcggattttcacggtctgcatatgtatcttcaagccaggaaaatttccaagctttgtcaatgaagctttttaagttttgagcatgtttagggcctgaaaaaggcgaaacagtaaacttccaagagactttcagaactttttcagactgtacgtCGTCCAATGTTTTGATcatatctccttgctcgttcatcagcttgttatgaaattttgaaatgttgtagagaacattcatacaaagagaatggtatataactaatTCTTAGATTCTTTGTATATTGCTCCCAATTTGTCATCTTGTACAGAGCAGAGTAAAATCTCTTCCGGtgagcttgccgcaaaacgtgttttatgactttcacactatttgtcttgagtgcataatgatgaactttgatgatgttggactgcttgtatgctgtagtttatgatcccatttggtttccatgtttagattgctctaacctcatgtaatcttcgtattaggtgctaaataccgaagttgaggatactgaaaccaataaggataattcgagcagccctggagttattgatgaagagaaaacTATCCCTACACTTCAAAGCCATGAGAGGGtcgtcactgaagttatggaaacttcaATTGTTGCCACTCCGGtaatagaagaaaccgagccacaagCAGAGgcgactgaagaaactgttgccatgaccgtagaagttgctccagtaattgagaatcgcatagtggtgtacgaatatccaagtgcaggagttgcttttgatcccccatttgatgcatcactcccatatcatgaactagttggtggattcaccgttcccattggatatgcaggcttgtacgagaaaatatggaggaagtttggtcacatcattgttaaCAGGGATCCCGGACGCGCTTATGCTTTAACagtgcaagtaagtgttatcttgcgtgttgtaagtgatatatgcgctagggacAGAAATATTATGACTCcatatgtactctttgattgagagttcaagttggagaattctgaaagacttggcttcaacgggaagtggcttcgtaagaaaatagatGATATCAAGAACTCgtatgagaataacataccctttcccaataatgttgtgatggagaaagaagacaagattgctaagctgactgaggagctgaacatggagaaggcggccttgcaagtcttgaaggatgcagaggagcgaaaatccttCTTTGCCGATTTTCTTTaatttccttttcataatctcttgaacttctggacttatgagagatgtgaggttttattttggttttaatattcattggttttggattggtagatgattgaggattttcttttggatttgatggagattttctttaagcaaaatgaactgaaatttgataaattgctgaattcaaatactgaatgcaagtattgcaaacgttttggagaaattgaaatacaatgaaagaaaatcctaaacacCAAAtcccaaacgccatgaatgctcaaacgcccagtacctcaaatgtccaataatttcaggcgtcaaatgccttaagccaattctcatggATCACCGGCGGGGTCCTCCCATCTttgttgatcagtttgtagtagcctccagttatggatcttgcgatcatgaaaggtccttcccaattggagctccttgcagaatggagatcacgcTTAGTTGCCTTAAGAACTAGATCTCGTTCCTTGAATTCGTTAGGCTTGGTCGTCCGTGCCTTGAATATAttctgttgattcggaattccttgcatgatgggattctagggttgcggcacatatggacactcgtacAGAGGGGAGTATCCGGCatactgtctgtcatgcttagccaaaTCTTCAGCAATAAATTTTTTGATAGAATGATCAATTTGAAGAGGCTCTGTactcaaccatttggtgtaatattgttgaggtgaggCTACCCACTCATAGAACTTTGCGATGGCTAAGCTTTTGGTGGGAagaagtccccggaccagggcaatatgattaaacattggtattataggtgcatgaaggggaatcagacttgcctgactacggaaccttttgatgaaagagtgtgcactttctccaggcTTCTGCGTAAGTTTCTTTaaggctttaacttcctccagatgctcaaatgatggagtatcctctatttcttTCGAGTCAGAGTCCTCTTCGAcaacaggatgtgttgaaggctttggagcCATCTTTCCAgcgtgaatccaagttcttccgagGATCATGTCGTATTCTGGGTCCTCTCGAATTATTTAAAACTTTGTCTCAGTGCAGACCGAGCTTTCTTTGACCTTAAGGGTGATGTAGCCATACGCGTCTCTGGCagtcccttcgtgatctctgattgctatgggagcatgagtagcctctttccgggtaatgccagcggctctgagagttttcagaggaatgatgttgatggtagTGCCAACATCAaaaaatgctctcttgaattcatttccttttatatgcactgtggtgagcagtccccagtcatacatttctttgtcaatggctggaggttcaggaggtacttatgGAATTGGTAGACGCTTCCCAgatactatgtggttcaaagacatgaacatgtctcccctttacgccttcgacagatagagcaattcgcagacatgctcgatcagtgactgaactgcttctttgactggttgttcagagatggagaaagtcctgactgggagaggatctctgtgtactccttcagtaccCAAGTTAAGTTCCATGGATTcaaccttttccttgaatatacactttaagactctgcaatcacttgtgggatgattgacaaacctgtggaagcgacagtaactaggaccttccatgtcttcttcagttggttctttcttaacatatggcaacttgatagcgccatcttggatccaagcatccaggagttcgatcacctatTCAATGGAAATGGTAAAGTCAGGTGCGTCTTGATCAGGAGCCCCCGTGCGCTAGTCAGGAGCTTGTGCAtattgcttatccttcctttgtgcttttgaaggagttgAGGTATGCTTGTGCGATGGTTCgactttccgtttgctcccttctgcgacaacttttgtggaaggttgaaggttgtactgcttgttgatcagatgtcttctacctcgagtgtctcgtggttcttcagcctTGGTAGCTTTTGCTCTTTCTAGTAAggcgggtgcagtagttgtcgatctcttcgccgcttcatgaagctctgagaaggtatggaaacgaagattttccaataaatctctgtagaccgggatcatgcctcTAATACACAAATATACcggttgttgctccgtgacgtttggatcatggcaatctagggcctggactctgaatcttttcacatagtcattgggatgttcactattcctctgaaacattcttccaagatcatagAGAGTAACTTTCTCTGAcaaaaagaagtactttctgtataaggcgttaatcatttctccccaactgttgatagtccctggtgcaatgttgttgtgccaggtgtatgccctgtctttcaaggattttaaaaattctttgaggcgaaaaacatggttatgttcatgttcacccaaggcttccaggaaccgagaaacatgttcccgagcattacATGTTTCATCATACAAAGTGAAAGtttgagaggtataaccttttggaagaggaatcctttacgtcgcagcagggtacggaggctggtgacggtggacatgtgatgtcttatcttttccatggttctccaagaggcgttccaaaccTTCTCgagtaataaaatttgatgattccttcgctgatggatcgtctgcagctttccGGACTTTGCTGttatccactgtatgaattggaactacttcaggatcaacatctgaggatgtttccttttcttttccttttccttgagtcttctctgacatcttatctgtgagagtcttgagataattaaatagctccttctatgttgcatccatgtcagtttgattctttgcaagagtctcttgcactttgatgagattatccatggtaggtggtggattccccctgacttcctcagggtgtcggccgaacaggggatgacttTTCATGTTAGtgtgaggaggaataacatcaccaTAGTCAGTGTTAGAGGTCGTAATGGTTTCTgagatatcctcattgttattgttgctagtgctagcgtcatttATGTTGGAGCCTgcaactaacccagacctaagaccagccatctttgtgaattgagattgcaaccgagagattaacctcccactgtggtcgccaatctgtagatgggaaaaaaatatttgatggtttttatggaattgaggagactACCGTGCGGAGATTCCTTGAACCGAGctaaatgttgaacctcacacagatgcactgcaagaagggagtgctttaatttcgagagatcaatctgtaggactccgtcttaaaccaagacaatggtcgttccatagtcaattcggtcacaagagaggatgggttgatatgtagaagggaagctgagaaatgtgtgagatcaatggtgatctgagattgtaggtgtgttgtgtattctgcgtaggaaagttctgaatgatttaatttactcagttgagagtgattgctcagacggtgaattcgtgtagacgaaagattgtctgtatgaacttttcgagaaattcttgtgtagacgaatgtttttttttcaatcatgattcagaggccttttatattgctgaattgaaaacaccatgatcccatgaagtgtgacagttgccggagtcaaagagtggggaagtgggaaatcatgttaaatcCAGTTGCTCaccgtgtggagacttggttaattttccacccactactttgttaactcctccaactgattgcacgacttgctcacattctcgtcgtgtgtatgaacacacgtttcgtagaccgccagaccaaaaccctagttaatatcccccatgtgacacgattgacatctcgtgattgtggagtcagttgctgactttatgggacgatgagtccttgtattgttgagtttaacgtgatttgcaaatgttctgagactcaagaactgaacatgtctgttgagacaaagatttaatgttgataacctaagacgagcaaactgtgctgctgaattgttgaatattgatagttgaaccaatattccttagtctgagcaaatattgctagtctgagcaaatattgcttatcttagcaaatattgctcatttgatgaattgttggtggcaggaccaaataaaatattaatttaaaatactggcggctaggccgagcataataataataaaggtgttgatcacgggatcaatataaaattattagtatttgaatctgctcagaattatgttgttgcagagctctggattcgaaaccctaattttgatcaattgatgatttattgaaaatcgatcacagagtgaaggagggaccggctacacgggatgacgagcgaccatgta
This genomic stretch from Papaver somniferum cultivar HN1 chromosome 5, ASM357369v1, whole genome shotgun sequence harbors:
- the LOC113279279 gene encoding uncharacterized protein LOC113279279 encodes the protein MGDEVFVVISMGLNEGSSADGKNCRCLRNALNCRLNFAVDQLVFGDARLQYDSNGMDLMDCRAVRPRIEVNLSEAETIIHGGKGRNKNCNIDGLQFSATGWTVSDLSVEEENDSVDARSFSDNGGKENSQGSKPNGSNDTLDVDTGNSDSLNVSETTQVLNTEVEDTETNKDNSSSPGVIDEEKTIPTLQSHERVVTEVMETSIVATPVIEETEPQAEATEETVAMTVEVAPVIENRIVVYEYPSAGVAFDPPFDASLPYHELVGGFTVPIGYAGLYEKIWRKFGHIIVNRDPGRAYALTVQVSVILRVVSDICARDRNIMTPYVLFD